Genomic segment of Scyliorhinus torazame isolate Kashiwa2021f chromosome 7, sScyTor2.1, whole genome shotgun sequence:
TGTTTATGTATTCATTTTTCATGTGAACTAAAAAAACGAGTGGTGTGAAATTATGCagatatagacatagacatagaatttacagtgcagaaggaggccattcggcccatcgagtctgcaccggctcttggaaagagcaccctaccgaaggtccaaacctccaccctatccccataacccagtaaccccacctaatccccataacccagtaaccccaccctacgggcaattttggacactatgggcaatttagcatggccaatccacctaacccgcacatctttggactgtgggaggaaaccggagaacccggaggaaacccacgcacacacggggagaacagtgcagactccgcacagacagtgacccaagccggaatcgaacctgggaccctggagctgtgaagcaattgtgctaaccaccatgctaccgtgctgccccaaatgctgGAATGCAAACCCGATTCTGCCTGTGATCATTTGCACATTGGAAAGTGATTGGGAGCACCAGTCAACGCATTCATCAAACCAAGCTGTGATACACCTGCATTCCTCTAGCTAAGATTGACTTTCTCTATAGATCAGAATCTAGCATCCAATCTTCCTCGTCTTCATGGTTAAGCAACACACCTAAATATTAGAGATTTAGATGTCCCTGCTATTTTCTCTATTTTGTTTGCCGTTCTGCATTTCGAGGGAAGGAAGGATATTTTGTTATTTCCATGCATTTTACTTGTAAAAATGTAATTTGATTTTCTTGTACTGCTCTATTGGTGCCTGGTCATTGTGTTTTTAATCTTCTCTGTAATTCATGCCAAATCCAGTTTGTAGGATGGTAATTCTAGAGAGTGCCACTTGAAATTGAAGTAACTTTGTTCTACTTTTTGTTAGAGCATTATTTTGTGAATCCTATCCCAAATTGCTATTGCATAACTGTCTGATTTATTAAATTTCCAGTAATTTCACTTATTCTATTTTGCAGTGGATGTGTACAAATACTGGATTGGTTTGATCATCATGGACATATTTGTATTGGGTTTGAACTCCTTGGGCTCAGTACCTATGATTTCTTAAAGGAAAATAATTTCATGCCATTTCCAATGCACCATATCAGACACATGGCATATCAGATTTGTCATGCCCTGCACTGTGAGTAAAATATATACAAAATGTTAAAAATAATTAACTTTAAAGTACATAATTTGTGTTGCTCTTCATGTGAAATATTTGGTTTGAAGATTTGAATTAGTGCATGTATTTATTTCTGTCCCATGCGTCGATCAACTTTTCACTGAATGATGGTGTGCACATGCCAATTTTTGTGATGCAATTAAGAATGTTTTGAACAGTATGATAATTTTTTTTGTTGCCAAATGTTAACACCTAATTGATGTATGTAGGTACCAAGTATAATTAGGAAGGCCAAATTCGCAAATCGGCAAGGAAAGTTTTGAACTCTCGATTAGTAATTAAAATGGGGCATGGTATTGTATTGCTTATTTAATCAGATTAGTTGAAACAAGTGGACAATTTATGCTCCGAATTAATGTGGTGCCTAAGGAAATTGCTCATTTAGATAGCCAGTGCAGGGGttgactgaatggtctcctgcacttttAACAATTCTGTGACTCAGGGCACAAATTGCATCAGATTTGTGAAGTGAAGTAATGGTTCAAGTTTCCCTTATTTGCATACTCACAAACCTATGGGGCTGAAACTTCCAAGCTCCAGGAGAGTGTAACCAGGGGCTACCTCAATGATGCACTGGAGAACCCAACCCTCGCAGAAGTTCCCAGATAAAGATTGCATGGCAATTACCTTGGAACTGCAGACTTCCGGTGAGCAATTGCCATGTATTGGGAAACATCCACTAACACAATTTAAATTCCATTCTGAAATAGGTTCTGACTGTTAAATCAATAGTTATTAAAACCTGTTCTAGCTTCTGGATGACTATTGCAGAGACCCCTTCCCTCACCCTCCCCAAATTCTACTCTCTCTCTGTTGACATTTAACTGCCTCTCTGGTCTGTTAAAATGGCTAGACCTTTAATTTAGTTGGTTTGCAGCAACTAGTGCTGCAAAAGTGAGGCATGGTCTCCTTACATCTGACTCTGCAGGCTTGACTGAAGGCCACTGCGCCAGTCTCGACAAGGTCAGGCAAGATAGAATCAAAAAACGAATTTGAGTAAGAGAGTAGGACAGATTGGTAATCCAACTCCAATTGCCACTCTGGAAATTCAGGACTAAAACCTATGCAGCAACACAATTGAGCATCACTTAATTTTTCTTTTGAGGTACAAATTGTGGAGTGCTAATCTGGTGTAATTTAATTAATATATTTAAAAATAGCTGGATCACAAATGTACATTTTTAATAATCTGCACCGTCTATCATCATTGgttacaacacaggaggccattcagccctttgtgtcCGTTTCCGCTCTCTGCAAAAGCAATTCCGCCAATCCTTTTTTCTAtgtcagtaacttaattgcagtgttaatgtaagcctacaggtGACACTAACAAAGGTTATTATTAACCTGATTTCTGAGTAATTGAAGATGATGTTTCAATAGCTCTATAGTTTTTATAGTTTCATTTGGAGTCCATTCTTTTAAGGCTGTTGCTTTGTGCAAATTATAATTTTCCACTTAAACCACAGTGATTCATAAACATATTCAAATAATTTTGTAATTTTCTTCCTCATTAGTTTTGCATCAGAACAAGCTTACTCACACAGACCTCAAACCTGAAAACATTCTGTTTGTTAATTCTGACTTCAGCATAGTGTATAACAGTAAAACGGTAAGGTGGCTCCTCTCTAgtcaaacttatttttaaaaaatctgttcacAACTGAATAAGCTGTTGTCATTGTAAGAATTAATTTCTGTTTCCTAGAAACACGATGATAGAACTGTGTTAAATGCAGACATCAAAGTTGTGGATCTTGGCAGTGCAACATTTGATGATGAGCACCACAGTACTGTAGTATCTACAAGACATTACAGGGCTCCTGAAGTCATATTAGGTGAGTACAGAGGAATTTGGGAGGTTTTCTTTCGCTAAATGTTATGACCGTCTTGTAATATTGCTCTCAAATTTTTCAGAGTTGGGATGGTCACATCCATGTGACGTATGGAGTATAGGATGTATACTAATTGAATATTACCTTGGTCTAACACTTTTTCAGGTAAGAACTAACATTTTTCTATATGTCTTTCTCAGGCTGTTGAGCATAAGTTGTTTGGTTATCTGGTGTTTTGATCTACCTGTTTAAAATTGGTTTGCTGTGTAGGTAAAGTTTTGCCTTGTGATCACTTTATGTTCTGAAATTTAAAATCATTTCACGGTCTCTGCAAGAATGAATAGCCTTATTTAATCTGAGCTATATTTGGCAAAATAAGTTTTAATGGACAGTATCTGAAGCACATTTAAATTTAGACTCCAATTTCTCTGGCCCATCTCCAATCTAGTTGTGATGGAATATCACTGGCCCAGTAGAGAGACTATCCTGGGTATTTGTTTTAAGTATGTTGGTCTCTAAATTACATCTAGAGCCTCTGTTATACTTTGTGTACATTATCCTTGATTAAGAATACTTCACATTTATTCCATTGTTCCTCAATGGTGTAAAGAAGTACAACTTCAAACACTATGGGATACTATCTTACTTTTCGTATTTTTTGTTCAGACACATGATAGCCGGGAACATCTTGCTATGATGGAAAGAGTACTTGGACCCATTCCAACCAGTATGATTAATAGAACGCGGTATGTATATGTTTATCTACTTGGTCATTTGTTGTCTCTTCCAATCACTTGTACTAAatctatttttttctttaaaaaaaaataaataaataaatttagagtgcccaattaattttttccaattaaggggcaatttagcgtggtcaatccacctagccacatcattgggttgtgggggtgaaacccacgcagacacaggaagaatgtgaaaactccacccagagcctggatcgaacctgggacctcagcgccgtgaggcagcactgctaaccactgcgcaactgtGCTGCACCACTTGTACTAAATCTGACTTTTGTTTTTGTTCCCTGATTAAAGTTTTTGGCTTTGCTTCATTGTGCAAAGCAATTTACTAGCAATTTAAACATTATGTCTGGGTATGTCAGTTT
This window contains:
- the LOC140426963 gene encoding dual specificity protein kinase CLK4-like isoform X3, which gives rise to MKIIKNIARYREAARSEVRVLEELVNRGANEFGCVQILDWFDHHGHICIGFELLGLSTYDFLKENNFMPFPMHHIRHMAYQICHALHFLHQNKLTHTDLKPENILFVNSDFSIVYNSKTKHDDRTVLNADIKVVDLGSATFDDEHHSTVVSTRHYRAPEVILELGWSHPCDVWSIGCILIEYYLGLTLFQTHDSREHLAMMERVLGPIPTSMINRTRKCKYFRHERLDWDENSSAGRYVRKRCKPLKEYMTSQISEHRELFDLIEKMMTYEPSKRIRLDQALQHPFFSH